In uncultured Draconibacterium sp., one genomic interval encodes:
- a CDS encoding pyridoxal phosphate-dependent aminotransferase, with the protein MINSPLDKKLVEEKIAQLRIPDIGKASIREIVALVNLVEEASDFKYIRMEMGVPGLPPAKVGVEAEKEALDRGVSAIYPMVDGIKPLKEESSKFIKNFLNVDVAPAGCIPTTGSMQGTYAAFMAAGHCDKKKDTVLFIDPGFPVQKQQMMVLGQKFETFDVFNYRGNKLKEKLESYLAKGNINSIVYSNPNNPAWICFTDEELQIIGELANKYDVIVMEDLAYFGMDFRTDFSKPGEAPYPPSVAHYTDNFVLFISSSKIFSYAGQRIGIMAISDKLFSRDYPDLQERFKGTTFGATITLRLLYSLSSGTCHSAQWALAAMFKAANDGEFNFVEGVKAYGERAKEMKRLFLENGFKVVYENDLGVPIADGFYFTIGYPGMTGNELVANLLFYGISAIALDNTGSDEEGIRACVSFVLPHQFGDLEERLKLFNENFSK; encoded by the coding sequence ATGATTAATTCACCTCTCGACAAAAAACTTGTTGAAGAAAAAATAGCGCAATTGCGCATCCCCGATATTGGGAAAGCATCCATCCGTGAAATTGTAGCCCTGGTGAACCTTGTTGAAGAAGCCAGCGATTTTAAATACATACGCATGGAAATGGGTGTGCCCGGTTTACCGCCTGCTAAAGTTGGAGTTGAAGCCGAAAAAGAAGCGCTCGATCGTGGTGTATCGGCTATTTACCCAATGGTTGACGGCATAAAACCATTAAAGGAAGAATCATCGAAATTCATTAAGAACTTCCTGAATGTTGATGTGGCTCCTGCTGGATGTATTCCAACTACCGGGTCGATGCAGGGAACCTATGCTGCTTTTATGGCGGCCGGTCATTGCGATAAAAAGAAAGACACCGTGTTGTTTATCGATCCGGGATTTCCGGTGCAGAAACAACAAATGATGGTGCTGGGGCAAAAGTTTGAAACCTTTGATGTATTTAATTACCGTGGCAACAAACTAAAGGAAAAACTGGAATCATACCTTGCAAAAGGAAACATCAATTCCATCGTTTACTCTAACCCAAATAACCCGGCTTGGATTTGCTTTACCGATGAGGAATTACAGATTATTGGCGAGCTGGCCAATAAATACGATGTAATTGTAATGGAAGACCTGGCGTATTTTGGAATGGATTTCCGAACCGATTTTTCGAAGCCGGGTGAAGCGCCATACCCACCGTCGGTTGCACATTACACCGATAATTTTGTGTTGTTTATCAGCAGCTCAAAAATATTTTCTTATGCAGGTCAACGAATTGGCATAATGGCCATTTCCGATAAATTGTTTAGCCGCGATTATCCCGATCTGCAGGAGCGTTTTAAAGGAACAACCTTTGGAGCTACTATTACTTTGCGCTTGTTGTATTCGCTTTCGTCGGGTACTTGTCATTCGGCGCAGTGGGCACTGGCTGCCATGTTTAAAGCAGCCAACGATGGCGAGTTCAATTTTGTGGAGGGTGTAAAAGCCTATGGCGAACGTGCCAAAGAAATGAAACGCCTTTTCCTTGAAAACGGATTTAAGGTAGTTTACGAAAATGATTTGGGCGTACCGATTGCCGACGGTTTCTATTTCACAATTGGCTATCCGGGAATGACAGGAAACGAGTTGGTTGCCAACTTGCTTTTCTACGGAATTAGTGCCATTGCACTCGATAATACAGGTAGTGACGAGGAAGGAATTCGCGCTTGTGTTTCGTTTGTGTTGCCGCATCAGTTTGGCGACCTCGAAGAGCGCCTGAAATTGTTTAACGAGAATTTTTCAAAATAA
- a CDS encoding Crp/Fnr family transcriptional regulator has product MDRQKIISRFEHTLSLIDTFDLKNEPVVLKKGELFIDYGEKNKKLGILIDGLLYASYLSDSGTEWVSRFFFPPNNFIVSNHRGFVLGKDSTEAIRAYEDSRLIFIEKDEFKNLLDNNHKFERTVRILAEESYIQAMDRIHSFQSLNAEQRIRKFFVEYPELAQKLQRQHIASYLGIHRNILTRILYKL; this is encoded by the coding sequence ATGGATAGACAAAAGATAATCTCGCGATTTGAGCACACCCTGAGCCTGATTGATACTTTCGATTTGAAGAACGAACCGGTGGTGCTAAAAAAGGGCGAATTATTTATTGATTACGGCGAGAAGAACAAAAAGCTGGGCATTCTGATCGATGGTCTGCTTTACGCTTCCTACCTGTCCGACAGTGGTACCGAGTGGGTATCGCGTTTTTTCTTTCCTCCCAACAATTTTATTGTAAGCAATCACCGCGGATTTGTGTTGGGTAAAGATTCAACCGAAGCCATTCGTGCCTACGAAGATTCGCGCCTGATTTTTATTGAAAAGGATGAGTTCAAGAATTTGCTCGATAACAATCACAAATTCGAACGTACCGTGCGTATTTTGGCCGAAGAAAGCTACATTCAGGCGATGGATCGTATTCACTCGTTCCAGTCGCTGAACGCAGAGCAACGTATTCGTAAGTTTTTTGTGGAATACCCTGAACTGGCACAGAAATTACAACGCCAGCATATTGCTTCTTATCTCGGTATTCACCGAAACATCTTAACCCGGATTCTTTATAAATTATAG
- a CDS encoding mechanosensitive ion channel family protein gives MEFDFSKYFNAGNLEKLMWVLIILVVGITTIYLVAYIAKKLLPKSLSQQRKMIIRRLISYSGYILLGFILIAQLDIDPTPFFGAAGVIGLVVGVASQTSIGNIVSGFFLVGEKSFEIGDVIKVGDKAGVVFSIDLLSIKIRTFDNQLLRIPNQTIISTELINVTRFPIRRLDFNVSVAYKEDLGKVKTLLEEVAKANPLSLDEPEPLIVFKDFGASGIDILLGIWFEKHNYLKVKNSIFQEIKARFDAEGIEIPFPHVTLYTGEATKPFPVMNTTTGKK, from the coding sequence ATGGAATTTGACTTTTCAAAATATTTTAATGCCGGGAACTTAGAAAAATTGATGTGGGTACTTATCATCCTGGTAGTTGGAATAACGACAATCTACCTGGTGGCATACATTGCAAAAAAGCTACTACCTAAATCGTTGTCTCAGCAACGAAAAATGATTATTCGGCGCCTGATTTCATATTCAGGCTATATATTACTGGGATTCATCCTCATTGCTCAGCTGGATATTGACCCGACGCCATTCTTTGGCGCCGCAGGTGTTATCGGGCTGGTAGTTGGTGTGGCCTCGCAAACCAGTATTGGTAACATTGTTAGCGGTTTTTTCCTGGTTGGAGAAAAGTCATTCGAAATTGGCGATGTGATAAAAGTTGGCGATAAAGCGGGTGTGGTTTTTAGCATCGATCTTCTCTCAATAAAAATACGCACTTTCGACAACCAACTGTTGCGAATTCCAAATCAGACCATTATTTCTACCGAGTTGATAAATGTTACACGCTTCCCTATCCGTCGTCTCGATTTTAATGTTAGTGTTGCCTACAAAGAAGATCTGGGCAAAGTAAAAACCTTGTTGGAAGAAGTGGCAAAAGCAAACCCGCTGAGTTTAGATGAGCCGGAGCCACTTATCGTATTTAAAGATTTTGGTGCCAGTGGTATCGATATCCTGTTGGGAATTTGGTTTGAGAAACATAACTACCTGAAAGTAAAAAACTCTATTTTCCAGGAAATAAAAGCCCGTTTTGATGCAGAAGGAATCGAGATTCCGTTCCCGCATGTTACGTTGTACACCGGCGAAGCCACTAAACCTTTTCCGGTTATGAATACAACAACAGGCAAAAAATAA
- a CDS encoding DUF432 domain-containing protein: MAKVSIYGKKQLNPGESELIDYSTFKLGIKRSDEGWYLKAFDDTHDGQEIATSEIIDGTYYHSGKSNKLILAPALPAKPMVFKSNRIIISPKQRLTFFVKIPLILQLYASKKQDENLLAEFPLQQISNTWFGEPVNGEVAFALESDHYLDFKTMEDDERFAICPITIFNNDNAALELDRLIIRVDQMHLLKYKEHLVTSHVKLEYKGKDHLSSANYGFSKVFHGENHEIIAKPRNPEGKSLLKINFHFIKNIYRSE; this comes from the coding sequence ATGGCAAAAGTATCGATATACGGTAAAAAGCAACTAAATCCGGGTGAAAGTGAATTAATCGACTACAGCACGTTCAAGCTGGGAATTAAACGCAGCGACGAAGGCTGGTACCTAAAAGCCTTCGACGATACACACGATGGACAGGAAATTGCCACCAGCGAAATTATCGACGGAACTTATTACCACTCAGGAAAATCAAATAAACTGATACTGGCTCCTGCCCTGCCGGCAAAACCAATGGTTTTTAAGAGCAACCGAATAATAATTTCGCCCAAACAGCGATTAACCTTTTTTGTTAAGATTCCGCTTATTCTCCAGCTGTATGCGAGTAAAAAACAGGATGAGAATCTGTTAGCAGAGTTCCCTTTGCAACAAATATCGAACACATGGTTTGGCGAACCGGTAAACGGAGAAGTGGCTTTTGCGCTTGAATCGGATCATTATCTGGATTTTAAAACAATGGAAGATGATGAGCGATTTGCCATTTGCCCCATCACTATTTTTAACAACGACAATGCAGCACTCGAGCTCGATCGATTGATTATCCGTGTTGATCAGATGCACCTGTTAAAATATAAGGAACACCTGGTTACCAGCCATGTAAAGCTGGAATATAAAGGTAAAGATCATTTAAGTTCTGCAAACTATGGGTTCTCGAAAGTTTTTCATGGCGAAAATCACGAAATAATTGCCAAACCACGAAATCCTGAAGGTAAAAGCCTGTTAAAAATTAACTTTCATTTTATTAAAAACATTTATCGTTCTGAATAA
- a CDS encoding YccF domain-containing protein, translated as MKILGNLIWLIFGGFAIFLEYMLAGIALCITIVGIPFGIQSFKLGILALWPFGQKIEYMDYAPGCLSTIMNIIWLFIGGIWIMLTHVLFGLLLGITIIGIPWAKQHFKMASLALTPFGRRIV; from the coding sequence ATGAAAATTTTAGGAAACTTAATTTGGTTAATATTCGGTGGGTTTGCCATCTTTTTGGAATACATGCTTGCAGGTATCGCACTTTGTATAACAATCGTTGGAATCCCGTTTGGTATTCAATCGTTTAAACTCGGCATACTCGCGCTCTGGCCTTTTGGTCAAAAAATTGAATACATGGATTATGCCCCGGGCTGTCTGTCAACCATCATGAATATTATTTGGTTATTCATCGGAGGTATATGGATCATGCTAACCCACGTTCTTTTTGGCTTACTTTTAGGAATTACGATTATAGGTATTCCGTGGGCAAAACAACATTTTAAAATGGCCTCGCTGGCACTAACCCCTTTTGGCAGAAGAATTGTTTAA
- a CDS encoding secondary thiamine-phosphate synthase enzyme YjbQ: MIEQKEITLPAFRRGYHLITRLIEEHLPNLPEKGLLHILVKHTSAGITLNENADPTVRTDFENFINKMIPENDPVYVHTYEGADDMPAHLKSSVIGAEVTIPITRHRLNLGTWQGIYFGEFRNYGGSRKIVLTVLS, encoded by the coding sequence ATGATTGAGCAGAAAGAAATTACACTTCCGGCATTTAGGCGCGGGTATCATTTGATTACCCGTTTAATTGAAGAGCATTTGCCAAACTTGCCCGAGAAAGGGTTGTTACATATTTTGGTAAAACATACGTCGGCGGGTATTACGTTGAACGAAAATGCCGACCCGACTGTGCGCACTGACTTTGAGAATTTTATCAATAAAATGATTCCTGAAAATGATCCGGTTTATGTGCATACCTATGAGGGAGCGGATGATATGCCTGCTCATTTAAAGAGCTCGGTAATTGGGGCTGAGGTGACTATACCAATTACCCGCCATCGATTAAATCTGGGTACCTGGCAGGGAATATATTTTGGCGAATTTCGGAATTATGGGGGAAGTAGAAAGATTGTTTTAACTGTACTAAGTTAG
- a CDS encoding transcriptional repressor, with amino-acid sequence MNIENIREKLAKKGLKVTPQRVAILEAIYSLNNHPTAENIAEYIKGSQPNIAIGTIYKVLDVLVENKIIKKVTTEADKMRYDGVTEHHHHLYCVECDLIEDYVDEELNQILKDHFKKKNIKGFHFKDFVVQINGTFDKC; translated from the coding sequence ATGAATATAGAAAATATTAGAGAAAAGCTTGCTAAAAAAGGATTGAAAGTTACTCCCCAAAGAGTCGCAATATTAGAAGCAATATATTCTTTAAATAATCATCCAACTGCTGAAAATATTGCAGAATATATCAAAGGAAGTCAGCCCAATATTGCTATTGGAACAATTTATAAAGTTTTAGATGTACTTGTTGAGAATAAGATTATTAAGAAAGTAACAACGGAAGCTGATAAAATGAGATATGATGGTGTAACAGAACACCATCACCATTTATATTGTGTTGAATGTGATTTGATTGAAGATTATGTAGATGAAGAATTAAATCAAATTCTGAAAGACCACTTTAAGAAAAAAAATATTAAAGGATTTCATTTCAAAGATTTTGTAGTTCAAATAAACGGAACTTTCGATAAATGTTAA
- a CDS encoding peroxiredoxin — MENQEQEVVSMPRIGDPAPEFKAVTTQGDINFPSDYNGKWSILFSHPADFTPVCTSEFMTFAHLEEKFNEANCELIGLSIDGLYSHIAWLRTIKEKIEYKGMKDIEVTFPLIEDIKMDVAKKYGMIQPNEDSTKAVRAVFFVDPKGIIRAIIYYPLSLGRNFDELYRALIAMQAADEFGVATPADWRPGDDVIIGPAGSCGTAKDRMEDSEIDCKDWFFCTKKLDKDTVLDKILKK; from the coding sequence ATGGAAAATCAAGAACAAGAAGTAGTAAGCATGCCTAGAATTGGTGACCCTGCACCAGAATTTAAAGCTGTAACAACCCAAGGAGACATTAATTTCCCATCTGATTACAACGGGAAATGGTCAATTTTATTTAGCCACCCTGCTGACTTTACGCCAGTTTGTACATCTGAGTTTATGACATTTGCTCACTTAGAGGAGAAATTTAATGAAGCAAACTGTGAGTTGATAGGACTTTCGATTGATGGACTATATAGTCATATAGCATGGTTGCGTACAATCAAAGAGAAGATTGAATACAAAGGGATGAAAGATATTGAAGTTACATTCCCGCTAATAGAAGATATTAAGATGGATGTTGCCAAAAAGTATGGAATGATTCAACCAAATGAAGATTCTACTAAAGCGGTTAGAGCTGTATTCTTTGTTGACCCAAAAGGAATTATTCGTGCCATTATTTATTATCCTCTTAGTTTGGGTAGAAATTTTGATGAGTTATACAGAGCACTTATTGCCATGCAAGCGGCAGATGAATTTGGTGTCGCAACTCCAGCTGACTGGAGACCTGGTGATGATGTAATTATCGGACCCGCTGGTTCTTGTGGTACGGCAAAAGATAGAATGGAAGATAGTGAAATTGACTGCAAGGATTGGTTCTTCTGTACGAAAAAACTTGATAAGGATACCGTTTTAGATAAAATATTAAAGAAATAA
- a CDS encoding YjbQ family protein, with protein MPGHLKSSVIGAEITIPITRRRLNLETWQGIYFGEFRDYGGARRLVLTIYS; from the coding sequence ATGCCTGGGCATTTAAAAAGTTCGGTTATTGGTGCCGAAATTACCATCCCAATTACCCGTCGCCGCCTAAATCTGGAAACCTGGCAGGGAATTTATTTTGGCGAGTTTCGCGATTACGGAGGTGCGCGGCGATTGGTATTAACGATTTATAGCTAA
- a CDS encoding metallophosphoesterase, which yields MKRLIYLSLSLFLFFSCTQNSRQQTHSETDNFSFVFMTDIHITPERNATEGFSQAIDTINSLNPDFVITGGDNIMDALGQTYEASDSLYKLYENTVAKVKAPVYNTMGNHEVFGLYEKSGVSPSHEEYGKQLYENRLAKRYYSFDYKNWHFVILDGIGFTNDRHYYGHVDEEQLEWLKKDLKTAGDKPIAVSIHIPLLSIGSQILQSPTEGMSESSIVTNANQVREILEQHNTKLVLQGHLHFLEDIEYNGIHYITGGAISSQWWQGQRFGMEEGFLKIDVSGENFSWKYVDYGWDVKETN from the coding sequence ATGAAACGACTTATCTATTTATCACTAAGCCTATTTCTGTTTTTTAGTTGCACGCAAAATTCCAGGCAGCAAACGCATTCAGAAACAGATAACTTTTCTTTTGTATTTATGACTGATATCCATATTACGCCAGAACGAAATGCAACAGAAGGTTTTAGCCAGGCCATTGATACGATAAACAGTCTGAATCCGGATTTTGTGATAACAGGAGGCGACAATATAATGGATGCGCTTGGGCAGACATATGAGGCCAGCGACAGCCTGTACAAGCTGTACGAAAATACGGTAGCAAAAGTGAAAGCTCCGGTTTATAACACTATGGGAAATCATGAAGTTTTCGGGTTATACGAAAAAAGCGGCGTTTCTCCTTCGCATGAAGAATACGGCAAACAGCTTTACGAAAACCGACTGGCCAAACGATATTACTCATTCGATTATAAAAACTGGCATTTTGTGATTCTCGACGGGATTGGATTTACAAACGACAGACACTACTACGGACATGTTGACGAAGAGCAATTAGAGTGGCTAAAAAAGGATCTGAAAACTGCCGGAGACAAACCAATAGCTGTAAGTATTCATATTCCGTTGTTAAGCATAGGATCGCAAATTTTGCAAAGCCCCACCGAAGGGATGTCGGAGAGCTCGATTGTTACCAATGCAAACCAGGTTCGGGAAATTCTCGAACAACACAATACAAAACTGGTTTTACAGGGACACTTGCATTTTCTCGAAGATATTGAATACAATGGGATTCATTATATAACTGGAGGGGCGATCTCTTCGCAGTGGTGGCAGGGCCAGCGATTTGGGATGGAAGAAGGATTTTTAAAGATTGATGTTAGTGGAGAAAACTTTAGCTGGAAATACGTTGATTATGGCTGGGATGTAAAAGAAACAAATTAA
- a CDS encoding cupin domain-containing protein codes for MKISVDNYSEEELQEEGVFEWPVRKLDEEKMDWYYDETELCYIVEGEAVITTEFEIITVRAGDFVTFPKGLECVWDVESEIEMHYSCE; via the coding sequence ATGAAAATTTCCGTTGACAACTATTCCGAGGAAGAATTACAGGAAGAGGGAGTTTTTGAATGGCCGGTTCGTAAACTCGATGAAGAAAAAATGGATTGGTACTACGATGAAACAGAGTTGTGTTATATTGTCGAGGGTGAAGCGGTAATAACAACTGAGTTTGAGATAATAACAGTGCGGGCAGGTGATTTTGTTACCTTTCCGAAAGGTCTCGAGTGCGTTTGGGATGTAGAGTCCGAAATAGAAATGCACTATTCCTGCGAATAA
- a CDS encoding alpha-L-fucosidase — MRKILFLVVAIILSLGANTQEISKETQKRMQWFGDAKLGIFIHWGIYSVNGIDESWSFFNDYISYDDYMKQLTGFTADNYDPEQWAELIAESGAKYAVLTTKHHDGVALWDTQCNDLNVVDKTPAGKDLVAPFVKALRKNDLKVGLYYSLLDWSHPDYPNKTRKIKRYENDSLRWVNFVDFNFCQLEELSKQFKPDLYWFDGDWEQSAEKWKAKELSESLRKWNKNVILNSRIQGYGDYATPEQGLPVTRPDAPYWELCMTMNDSWGYQHNDHNYKTPNQVIRILVDCINKGGNLLMDIGPKADGSIPEEQVEILEELGRWTNKHAEAIYGTQSGIPYEHYYGPTALNKTGDILYLFVPHKPNGSLVLKGIKNKINRMWVVGNGTKLNWDVKMKQYWSAVPGIVYIDVPEKVLDEQVTVIAVLLDGKVDLYREQGQVIESN, encoded by the coding sequence ATGCGAAAGATTTTATTTTTGGTGGTGGCAATCATCTTGTCACTTGGTGCAAACACTCAGGAAATAAGTAAAGAAACTCAGAAAAGAATGCAGTGGTTTGGCGATGCGAAACTGGGCATTTTTATTCACTGGGGCATTTATTCGGTAAATGGTATTGATGAAAGCTGGTCGTTTTTTAACGACTACATATCGTACGACGATTACATGAAGCAGCTTACAGGATTTACGGCCGATAACTATGATCCGGAACAGTGGGCTGAACTTATTGCCGAAAGCGGCGCCAAATACGCTGTCCTTACCACAAAACATCACGATGGAGTTGCGCTATGGGATACGCAATGCAACGACTTAAATGTGGTGGACAAAACACCAGCAGGAAAAGATTTGGTGGCGCCTTTTGTAAAAGCACTTCGTAAAAACGATTTAAAAGTTGGTTTGTATTATTCGTTGCTCGACTGGTCGCACCCTGATTATCCAAATAAAACACGAAAAATAAAACGTTACGAAAATGACTCGCTACGCTGGGTGAATTTTGTGGACTTTAACTTTTGTCAGTTGGAAGAGTTGTCGAAACAATTTAAACCCGATTTGTATTGGTTTGACGGCGATTGGGAGCAATCAGCCGAAAAGTGGAAAGCGAAGGAGTTGAGCGAATCGTTACGGAAATGGAATAAAAATGTGATTCTGAATAGCCGGATTCAGGGTTACGGCGATTATGCCACACCGGAGCAGGGATTACCTGTTACCAGACCCGATGCACCGTATTGGGAGTTGTGTATGACGATGAACGACAGCTGGGGATATCAGCACAACGACCACAACTATAAAACACCTAACCAGGTAATTCGCATTTTGGTGGATTGTATCAATAAAGGTGGTAATTTACTGATGGATATCGGTCCGAAAGCAGATGGCTCAATTCCTGAAGAGCAGGTTGAGATTTTAGAAGAACTGGGCCGCTGGACCAACAAACATGCTGAAGCCATTTACGGAACACAGTCCGGAATTCCTTATGAACATTATTACGGACCAACTGCGCTGAACAAAACCGGAGATATTCTTTATTTATTTGTGCCACACAAACCAAATGGTTCGTTGGTGCTGAAAGGAATAAAAAATAAGATTAACCGGATGTGGGTGGTTGGCAACGGTACCAAGTTGAACTGGGATGTGAAAATGAAACAATACTGGAGTGCAGTTCCGGGAATCGTATATATTGATGTTCCTGAAAAAGTACTGGATGAGCAGGTTACGGTAATTGCCGTTCTTCTCGACGGAAAAGTTGATCTTTACCGCGAGCAGGGACAAGTGATTGAGAGTAACTAA
- a CDS encoding Rieske (2Fe-2S) protein, whose product MERKEFIKKFAYGGSILLTGPVILSACSSSDDDYVPDDPNEPGSDLTIDLSSSTYADLGTVGGFVYAGNIMIFRTAESTYLALSKICTHQGCTVAYNHDATQVQCPCHNSHYTTAGAVIDGPAPASLKKYSVVKNGDILTIS is encoded by the coding sequence ATGGAAAGAAAAGAATTCATCAAAAAGTTTGCGTACGGTGGCAGCATTCTATTAACTGGGCCTGTAATTTTAAGTGCCTGTTCTAGTAGCGATGACGATTACGTACCAGACGATCCGAATGAACCCGGATCTGATTTAACCATCGACCTAAGCAGTTCAACTTACGCGGATTTGGGAACCGTTGGTGGTTTTGTATACGCAGGAAACATTATGATATTCAGAACAGCCGAAAGCACCTATCTGGCGCTTTCAAAAATATGTACACACCAGGGATGTACTGTGGCCTATAATCATGATGCTACTCAAGTACAATGCCCTTGTCATAATTCGCATTACACAACTGCCGGAGCGGTTATTGATGGACCGGCACCTGCCAGTTTGAAAAAATATAGCGTGGTAAAAAACGGTGATATACTTACGATTAGTTAA